A single genomic interval of Stenotrophomonas sp. ZAC14D1_NAIMI4_1 harbors:
- a CDS encoding DUF3817 domain-containing protein, whose protein sequence is MHPTGRVFAVVAFIEALTWAGLLAGMWLKYGPYENVALVKVFGPLHGAAFLVYVAVTLFAAVRLRWPWWASALALLAAIPPLVTLPLEWWFRRRGLLELRSLR, encoded by the coding sequence ATGCATCCGACCGGGCGTGTCTTCGCCGTGGTCGCCTTCATCGAAGCGCTCACCTGGGCCGGGCTGCTGGCCGGCATGTGGCTCAAGTACGGGCCCTATGAGAACGTCGCCCTGGTCAAAGTGTTCGGTCCGCTGCATGGCGCGGCCTTCCTGGTCTACGTGGCGGTGACGCTGTTTGCCGCCGTCCGCCTGCGCTGGCCGTGGTGGGCCAGTGCGCTGGCGCTGCTGGCGGCCATTCCGCCGCTGGTCACCCTGCCGCTGGAATGGTGGTTCCGCCGCCGCGGCCTGCTGGAACTGCGCAGCCTGCGCTGA
- a CDS encoding thioredoxin family protein, translating into MLPMRAALPLLLLATALSACSPAQAPVASAKAAEAAPTTAIAWRQGDVDDAFNEAAETGKPVLLYWGAVWCPPCNQLKAGLFKDPAFIALTGKFVPVYLDGDEEGAQAWGERFGVRGYPTLIVLDPQRNEIIRVAGGNDAAELTRTLTVAASRRSAVAETLATALSTPGKLGAEDWQVLGDYGWEVDANRLAGQRKADDVLRQLAKAAPDAALQRRFALLALATAEKPTTPPTEVRELLQAVLAQPTEVRRNRELLGYAGAALVKQASAGPASSNTLGQQLLLALDRADAERGNRADDALSRALTEVSLARQQQPEGALPAALVQRVKQRVTAADSAATDAHARQATISSAVYALREVGDDAGAESLLLAELKRSEQPYYYMPELAELAEKRGDTAGALEWLKRAYEGAQGPATRVQWGVLYVEGLLRLAPDDAPRIEQATDALIAELQAQPSGYHQRTKQRFERLAVQLKAWGGKHQGADTLARLQQRMQQACGEQIDSACKGWLS; encoded by the coding sequence ATGCTGCCGATGCGCGCTGCCCTTCCCCTGTTGCTGCTGGCCACCGCGCTGAGCGCCTGTTCCCCCGCGCAGGCACCGGTAGCGAGCGCGAAGGCCGCCGAGGCCGCGCCGACCACGGCCATTGCCTGGCGCCAGGGCGATGTCGACGATGCATTCAACGAGGCCGCCGAAACCGGCAAGCCGGTCCTGCTGTACTGGGGCGCAGTGTGGTGCCCGCCCTGCAACCAGCTGAAGGCCGGCCTGTTCAAGGATCCCGCCTTCATCGCCCTGACCGGCAAATTCGTGCCGGTCTACCTGGATGGTGACGAGGAAGGTGCGCAGGCCTGGGGCGAGCGCTTCGGCGTGCGCGGCTACCCGACCCTGATCGTGCTGGACCCGCAGCGCAACGAGATCATCCGCGTGGCCGGCGGCAACGACGCGGCCGAACTGACCCGTACGCTCACCGTGGCCGCCAGCCGCCGCAGCGCGGTGGCCGAGACCCTGGCCACGGCCTTGTCCACGCCAGGCAAGCTCGGCGCCGAGGACTGGCAGGTGCTGGGTGACTACGGCTGGGAAGTGGATGCCAACCGCCTGGCCGGCCAGCGCAAGGCCGACGACGTGCTGCGCCAGCTGGCCAAGGCCGCCCCCGATGCCGCCCTGCAGCGTCGCTTCGCCCTGTTGGCGCTGGCCACCGCGGAGAAGCCGACGACGCCGCCGACCGAAGTGCGCGAGCTGCTGCAGGCGGTGCTGGCACAACCCACCGAAGTGCGCCGCAACCGCGAGCTGCTGGGCTATGCGGGTGCTGCACTGGTGAAGCAGGCGAGCGCAGGCCCGGCCAGCAGCAACACGCTGGGCCAGCAGTTGCTGCTGGCGCTGGACCGCGCCGATGCCGAGCGTGGCAATCGTGCGGACGATGCACTGTCGCGTGCGTTGACCGAAGTGTCGCTGGCCCGCCAGCAGCAGCCCGAAGGCGCGCTGCCTGCGGCGCTGGTGCAGCGGGTGAAGCAGCGGGTGACCGCCGCCGATTCCGCGGCCACGGATGCGCATGCGCGCCAGGCCACCATCAGCAGCGCGGTCTATGCCCTGCGCGAAGTCGGCGACGACGCCGGTGCCGAGAGCCTGCTGCTGGCCGAGTTGAAGCGCAGCGAGCAGCCCTACTACTACATGCCCGAACTGGCTGAGCTGGCCGAGAAGCGCGGCGACACGGCGGGGGCACTGGAGTGGTTGAAGCGTGCCTACGAAGGCGCACAGGGCCCAGCCACGCGGGTGCAGTGGGGCGTGCTGTACGTGGAGGGCCTGCTGCGCCTGGCCCCCGACGATGCACCGCGCATCGAGCAGGCCACCGACGCGTTGATTGCCGAGCTGCAGGCACAGCCGTCGGGCTACCACCAGCGCACGAAGCAGCGTTTTGAACGGCTGGCGGTGCAGCTGAAGGCCTGGGGCGGCAAGCACCAGGGTGCGGACACACTGGCGCGGTTGCAGCAGCGCATGCAGCAGGCCTGTGGCGAGCAGATCGACAGCGCGTGCAAGGGCTGGTTGAGCTGA
- a CDS encoding GNAT family N-acetyltransferase: MHAIRPARPDDLPAISAICIAAFDAAVAPSLSAQGVQTFMQVAATGAFAERLQGDNHILVAEQDGTLVGVVELKEGRHLAMLFVDPRCQGQGIGHALFRAVLPLLRAPAMSVRASLNAVPTYQRYGFVIDGEAGEFNGLVYQPLSLAAP; encoded by the coding sequence ATGCACGCCATCCGCCCCGCCCGCCCCGACGATCTGCCCGCCATCAGCGCGATCTGCATCGCCGCCTTCGACGCTGCCGTCGCGCCGTCGCTCAGCGCACAAGGCGTGCAGACCTTCATGCAGGTGGCTGCCACCGGCGCATTCGCCGAGCGGCTGCAGGGTGACAACCACATCCTGGTGGCCGAGCAGGACGGCACCCTGGTTGGCGTGGTCGAACTGAAGGAAGGCCGCCACCTGGCGATGCTGTTCGTTGATCCTCGCTGCCAGGGCCAGGGCATCGGCCATGCCCTGTTCCGCGCCGTCCTGCCGCTGCTGCGCGCACCGGCGATGAGCGTGCGCGCCTCGTTGAATGCGGTGCCGACTTACCAGCGCTACGGCTTCGTGATCGACGGCGAGGCCGGCGAGTTCAACGGCCTGGTCTACCAGCCGCTGAGCCTCGCCGCCCCATGA
- a CDS encoding SDR family oxidoreductase, producing MTSPSRVVLITGGSRGLGRNAALALAADGADIVITYRSQADAAAQVVQQVQALGRRALALPLDMADSPAFPAFAAQLRDALQAWGVTALQGLLNNAGEALYAPIAETTEAQFDHAVAVHLKGPYFLTQALLPLIADGGRILNVSSGLARFSLPGSSAYAMMKGGVEVFTRYLAKELGARGISANTLAPGAIETDFGGGHVRDNAQVNAMVSSITALGRPGLPDDIGPVVVALLSPSTAWVNGQRVEASGGMFV from the coding sequence ATGACTTCTCCTTCCCGCGTCGTCCTCATCACCGGTGGCAGCCGCGGCCTTGGCCGCAATGCGGCACTGGCCCTGGCGGCCGACGGTGCCGATATCGTGATCACCTATCGCTCGCAGGCCGACGCCGCTGCGCAGGTCGTGCAGCAGGTACAGGCGCTGGGCCGCCGTGCGCTGGCGCTGCCGCTGGACATGGCCGACAGTCCGGCGTTCCCGGCCTTCGCCGCGCAGCTGCGTGACGCGTTGCAGGCGTGGGGTGTCACCGCACTGCAGGGCCTGCTCAACAATGCCGGTGAAGCGCTGTACGCACCGATCGCCGAGACCACCGAAGCGCAGTTCGACCACGCCGTGGCCGTGCACCTGAAGGGGCCGTACTTCCTGACCCAGGCACTGCTGCCGCTGATCGCGGATGGTGGCCGCATCCTCAATGTCTCCAGCGGCCTGGCCCGCTTCTCGCTGCCGGGCAGCTCGGCCTACGCGATGATGAAGGGCGGTGTCGAAGTGTTCACCCGTTACCTGGCCAAGGAGCTGGGTGCGCGCGGCATCAGCGCCAACACGCTGGCGCCGGGCGCGATCGAAACCGATTTCGGTGGCGGCCACGTGCGTGACAACGCGCAGGTGAACGCCATGGTCTCGTCGATCACCGCGCTGGGTCGCCCCGGCCTGCCCGACGACATCGGTCCGGTGGTGGTGGCGCTGCTGTCGCCGTCCACGGCCTGGGTCAACGGCCAGCGCGTGGAAGCCTCTGGCGGCATGTTCGTCTGA
- a CDS encoding isochorismatase family protein, which translates to MALPRITPYALPTAAELPAPRGPWRPQRDRIALLVHDMQRYFLAAFDADAAPLQPAVANIARLLAHCRAHGIPVFYTAQHGDQDRRDRGLQADLWGPGMRRSDEHEPIIDALAPQAGEHVLVKHRYSAFQRSNLETLMRVRGRGQLLVTGVYAHIGCTATVAEAFQRDIEAFIAADAVADFSRADHDQALHWIARTSGVPMTTDQLLEVL; encoded by the coding sequence ATGGCGCTGCCCCGCATTACCCCGTACGCCTTGCCGACCGCCGCCGAACTGCCGGCACCGCGCGGCCCGTGGCGCCCGCAGCGTGATCGCATCGCGCTGCTGGTGCATGACATGCAACGCTACTTCCTCGCCGCGTTCGACGCCGACGCCGCGCCGCTGCAGCCAGCGGTGGCTAACATCGCGCGCCTGCTGGCGCACTGCCGCGCACATGGCATCCCGGTGTTCTACACCGCCCAGCATGGCGACCAGGACCGGCGCGACCGCGGCCTGCAGGCGGACCTGTGGGGCCCGGGCATGCGCCGCAGCGACGAGCATGAGCCGATCATCGATGCGCTGGCCCCGCAGGCTGGCGAACACGTGCTGGTCAAGCATCGTTACAGCGCCTTCCAGCGCAGCAACCTGGAAACCCTGATGCGCGTGCGTGGCCGCGGCCAGCTGCTGGTCACCGGTGTGTATGCGCATATCGGCTGCACGGCCACGGTGGCCGAAGCCTTCCAGCGCGACATCGAAGCCTTCATCGCCGCTGATGCGGTGGCCGACTTCTCGCGCGCGGACCATGACCAGGCCCTGCACTGGATCGCACGCACCAGTGGCGTGCCGATGACCACCGATCAGCTGCTGGAGGTGCTGTGA
- a CDS encoding AMP-binding protein — protein sequence MNPIESPRLPLQQAWPEARVARYRAAGHWRGETFPAFLRERAEQYADDIAVVAGDVRLSYAQLWHEAGRIGAGLLGQGLQPGDRVLVQLGNTAGFITTVCGLFRAGLVPVYVLPAHRLTELVHFARKAEASAYITTDVHEGFDHRGLARALQAEVPAVARVVIDGEADGFIALDALQGDRSHLPSDPDPQSVAFLQISGGSTGLSKLIPRTHDDYIYSFRASNAICGIDRDSVYLVALPAAHNFPMSSPGFFGALYAGARVVLSPGPGPDAAFPLIARERVTCCGLVPPLALLWAQAAATSAHDLSSLQVLQVGGAKLVPEAARRVIDGLGCTLQQVFGMAEGLVNYTRLDDPEELIVACQGRPISPDDEVRVVDDHDQPVAEGEVGHLLTRGPYTIGAYHNDEVANARAFTDDGFYRTGDRVQQLPGGYLVVQGRAGDHINRAGEKISAEEIEDHLLAHPAVFDAAVVSIPDDYLGERSCAFVIQQGEPIKGPALKAWMRGRGLAAFKVPDQVVFVDSFDTTAVGKISRRELRAQLRARHLQQTGGTR from the coding sequence ATGAACCCCATTGAATCCCCTCGGCTGCCGCTGCAGCAGGCCTGGCCCGAAGCGCGCGTTGCACGCTATCGCGCTGCCGGCCACTGGCGCGGCGAGACCTTCCCGGCCTTCCTGCGCGAGCGCGCAGAGCAGTACGCCGATGACATCGCGGTGGTGGCCGGTGACGTACGCCTGAGCTACGCACAGCTGTGGCACGAAGCCGGGCGTATCGGCGCCGGCCTGCTGGGGCAGGGCCTGCAGCCGGGTGACCGGGTGCTGGTGCAGCTGGGCAACACCGCCGGTTTCATCACCACCGTATGCGGGCTGTTCCGTGCCGGACTGGTGCCGGTGTACGTACTGCCGGCCCACCGCCTCACCGAGCTGGTCCACTTCGCCCGCAAGGCCGAAGCCAGCGCCTACATCACCACCGATGTGCACGAGGGCTTCGACCATCGTGGCCTGGCGCGCGCGCTGCAGGCGGAAGTACCCGCCGTCGCGCGCGTGGTGATCGATGGCGAGGCGGACGGGTTCATCGCACTGGACGCGCTGCAGGGTGACCGCAGCCATCTGCCGTCCGACCCGGACCCGCAATCGGTGGCGTTCCTGCAGATTTCCGGTGGCAGCACCGGGCTGTCCAAGCTGATCCCGCGCACCCACGACGACTACATCTATTCGTTCCGCGCCAGCAACGCGATCTGCGGCATCGACCGCGACAGCGTCTACCTGGTGGCACTGCCGGCGGCGCACAATTTCCCGATGAGTTCGCCGGGGTTCTTCGGCGCGCTGTACGCCGGCGCCCGCGTGGTGCTCAGCCCCGGCCCGGGCCCGGATGCGGCGTTTCCGCTGATCGCCCGCGAACGCGTGACCTGCTGTGGCCTGGTGCCGCCGCTGGCGCTGCTGTGGGCGCAGGCGGCGGCCACCAGCGCGCACGATCTGTCCAGCCTGCAGGTGCTGCAGGTGGGCGGTGCCAAGCTGGTGCCGGAGGCGGCGCGAAGGGTGATCGATGGCCTGGGCTGCACCCTGCAGCAGGTGTTCGGCATGGCCGAGGGCCTGGTGAACTACACGCGGCTGGATGACCCTGAAGAACTGATCGTGGCCTGCCAGGGCCGGCCGATCAGCCCGGATGACGAGGTGCGCGTGGTCGATGATCACGACCAGCCCGTGGCCGAGGGCGAGGTGGGGCATCTGCTGACCCGTGGCCCGTACACCATCGGCGCGTATCACAACGATGAAGTGGCCAACGCACGGGCCTTCACCGACGATGGCTTCTATCGCACCGGCGACCGCGTGCAGCAGCTGCCGGGCGGTTACCTGGTGGTGCAGGGCCGGGCGGGTGACCACATCAACCGTGCCGGCGAGAAGATCTCCGCCGAGGAGATCGAGGACCACCTGCTGGCCCATCCCGCGGTGTTCGACGCGGCGGTGGTGTCCATTCCCGATGACTACCTGGGCGAGCGCAGCTGCGCCTTCGTCATCCAGCAGGGCGAACCGATCAAGGGCCCCGCGCTGAAGGCGTGGATGCGTGGCCGCGGTCTGGCGGCATTCAAGGTGCCCGACCAGGTGGTGTTCGTGGACAGTTTCGATACCACGGCGGTCGGCAAGATCAGCCGCCGTGAACTGCGTGCGCAGCTGCGCGCGCGTCATCTGCAACAGACAGGAGGAACGCGCTGA
- a CDS encoding superoxide dismutase — translation MPYSLPALPYAYDALEPHFDARTMEIHHGKHHQAYINNLNAALEQAGIAETPVEALIADLDALPESVRGAVRNNGGGHANHSLFWTVLSPSGGTPDAGLAAAIERDLGGFDAFRDAFSKAAQTRFGSGWAWLTSDREGHLQVESSANQDSPLMGAAAGLSGNTPILGLDVWEHAYYLHYQNRRPDYIGAFFNIIDWAEVGRRYRQARG, via the coding sequence ATGCCGTACTCGCTTCCCGCCCTCCCCTACGCCTACGACGCCCTGGAACCGCACTTCGATGCGCGCACCATGGAGATCCACCACGGCAAGCATCACCAGGCCTACATCAACAACCTCAACGCCGCACTGGAACAGGCCGGCATCGCCGAAACGCCGGTGGAAGCGCTGATCGCCGACCTGGATGCGCTGCCCGAGTCCGTGCGCGGCGCGGTGCGCAACAACGGCGGTGGCCATGCCAACCACAGCCTGTTCTGGACCGTGCTCAGCCCCAGCGGCGGCACGCCGGACGCCGGGCTGGCGGCAGCCATCGAGCGTGATCTCGGTGGTTTCGACGCCTTCAGGGATGCCTTCAGCAAAGCTGCACAGACCCGCTTCGGCAGCGGCTGGGCGTGGCTGACCAGCGATCGCGAAGGTCACCTGCAGGTCGAGAGCAGTGCCAACCAGGACAGCCCGCTGATGGGTGCCGCCGCGGGCCTGTCCGGCAACACCCCCATCCTCGGCCTGGATGTCTGGGAACACGCCTACTACCTGCACTACCAGAACCGCCGTCCCGACTACATCGGCGCGTTCTTCAACATCATCGACTGGGCAGAGGTCGGCCGTCGCTACCGCCAGGCACGCGGCTGA
- a CDS encoding isochorismate synthase — MNDSLMQGAWPDAAPTPAHHTDEAALFLLQHADQQIHARGCRASLPTGALASLAERVQAFFAQQRGGPGLLLGAVPFEPRADDALYQPERVLPGLHVAPLHAPALRGALTAEPTAQAYAAAVATAVEAMRAPSATLRKVVLARSLVAHTEQPLAPDTLLARLGADPSVATYAVPLPVEPGQAPAWLVGATPELLLRKRGAQVLSHPLAGSARRSSDPAEDQCVAQALLASRKDHDEHRHVVEAIVDGLAPWCRRVEAQAQPVLHATASMWHLGTRIHATLKDASTPAATLLAELHPTPAVCGTPRQAALQRIRELEPVPRGFYAGAVGWLDAQGDGDWYVAIRCARLQGTQLRLFAGAGVVADSQPQAEAAETGAKFTALLNALGVHDPAALIEPQP; from the coding sequence ATGAACGATTCCCTGATGCAGGGCGCGTGGCCGGACGCTGCGCCGACGCCTGCCCATCACACTGACGAAGCTGCGCTGTTCCTGCTGCAGCACGCCGACCAGCAGATCCACGCACGCGGCTGCCGCGCGAGCCTGCCGACCGGCGCGCTGGCCAGCCTGGCCGAACGCGTGCAGGCCTTCTTTGCCCAGCAGCGGGGTGGTCCGGGGCTGTTGCTGGGCGCCGTGCCGTTCGAGCCGCGTGCGGACGATGCGCTGTACCAGCCCGAACGCGTACTGCCGGGGCTGCACGTGGCGCCTCTGCACGCGCCCGCCCTGCGCGGGGCATTGACAGCCGAGCCGACTGCGCAGGCCTACGCCGCTGCCGTGGCGACGGCCGTGGAGGCGATGCGCGCACCGTCGGCAACGCTGCGCAAAGTGGTGCTGGCGCGCAGCCTGGTGGCGCACACCGAGCAGCCACTTGCGCCGGACACGCTGCTGGCGCGCCTGGGTGCCGATCCCTCGGTGGCAACCTATGCCGTGCCGCTGCCGGTCGAACCCGGGCAGGCGCCGGCGTGGCTGGTCGGCGCGACACCGGAACTGCTGCTGCGCAAGCGCGGCGCTCAGGTGCTGTCGCATCCGCTGGCCGGCTCTGCCCGCCGCAGCAGCGATCCGGCCGAGGACCAGTGCGTGGCCCAGGCGTTGCTGGCTTCGCGCAAGGACCACGATGAACACCGCCACGTGGTCGAGGCCATCGTCGACGGCCTGGCCCCCTGGTGCCGTCGTGTCGAGGCACAGGCGCAGCCGGTGCTGCACGCTACCGCCAGCATGTGGCACCTGGGCACGCGCATCCATGCAACGCTGAAGGATGCATCGACGCCCGCCGCCACGCTGCTGGCCGAACTGCACCCGACGCCTGCGGTCTGCGGAACCCCGCGACAGGCCGCGCTGCAGCGCATCCGCGAACTGGAGCCGGTGCCACGCGGCTTCTATGCCGGCGCGGTCGGCTGGCTGGACGCGCAGGGTGACGGCGACTGGTACGTGGCCATCCGCTGCGCACGCCTGCAGGGCACGCAGCTGCGCCTGTTCGCCGGTGCCGGCGTCGTCGCCGACTCGCAGCCGCAGGCTGAAGCAGCCGAGACCGGCGCGAAATTCACTGCCTTGTTGAACGCCCTGGGTGTGCACGACCCGGCGGCCCTGATCGAGCCCCAGCCATGA
- a CDS encoding TIGR03571 family LLM class oxidoreductase — protein MNHFNAAHARVFPQRGLSLGLMTPVAVNGLADVAEAQRIARLADDLGFAALWTRDVPLMVPQGPEATTSALDDPFLWLALLAGATTRIALGSAAIVLPLRHPLHVAKAALSLDRISGGRFVLGLGSGDRPEEFAAFGEDLEGRAVTFRERWAVLRAAVSPDDAERARVRDVSGGFDVLPAPHARIPMLVVGTARQSLQWIAREAEGWATYHREEAAQEGRIELWQQALAQGGGAAKPFVQSMLLDLQADPRAPAEALPLGLKVGRDGLRAYLQRVHAQGVGHVMFNLVSNGRPVDEVLREIAAVGVDLGGHAA, from the coding sequence ATGAACCACTTCAATGCGGCCCATGCCCGGGTATTCCCACAGCGCGGCCTGAGCCTGGGGCTGATGACGCCGGTCGCCGTGAACGGCCTTGCCGACGTTGCGGAAGCGCAACGCATCGCGCGCCTGGCCGACGATCTCGGCTTTGCTGCGCTGTGGACCCGCGATGTGCCGCTGATGGTGCCGCAGGGGCCGGAAGCGACAACCAGCGCGTTGGATGATCCGTTCCTCTGGCTTGCGCTGCTGGCCGGTGCCACCACGCGCATTGCGCTGGGCAGCGCGGCCATCGTGTTGCCGCTGCGGCATCCACTGCACGTGGCCAAGGCGGCATTGAGCCTGGACCGGATCAGCGGTGGGCGATTCGTGCTCGGCCTGGGCTCGGGTGATCGGCCGGAGGAGTTCGCGGCGTTCGGCGAAGACCTGGAGGGCAGGGCGGTCACGTTCCGCGAGCGCTGGGCAGTGCTGCGTGCGGCGGTGTCGCCGGACGACGCCGAGCGGGCGCGCGTGCGCGACGTGAGCGGTGGATTCGACGTGCTGCCAGCGCCGCACGCGCGCATCCCGATGCTGGTGGTCGGCACGGCGCGGCAGAGCCTGCAGTGGATCGCCCGCGAAGCGGAGGGCTGGGCCACCTACCACCGCGAAGAAGCGGCGCAGGAAGGGCGCATCGAGCTGTGGCAGCAGGCGCTGGCGCAGGGCGGTGGTGCAGCCAAGCCGTTCGTGCAGTCGATGCTGCTGGACCTGCAGGCCGATCCGCGCGCCCCGGCAGAAGCGCTGCCGCTGGGCCTGAAGGTGGGCCGCGATGGTCTGCGGGCTTACCTGCAGCGCGTGCATGCCCAGGGCGTGGGCCATGTGATGTTCAACCTGGTCAGCAATGGGCGGCCGGTGGACGAGGTGCTGCGCGAGATCGCTGCGGTGGGTGTCGACCTCGGCGGACACGCTGCCTGA
- a CDS encoding LysR family transcriptional regulator gives MGLPTRINRAILILLFKPGEQSMDRLDTLRVFLRVTELGSFTRAADSLGLPKASVSQAIARLEAELGTQLLHRTTRRVHLTADGAQLQQRAHDLLDDMDELQNLFRRETSELSGRLRVDMPGGMARNLVIPQLPAFLALHPGLEVELSATDRRVDVVREGFDCVLRVGTLDDSSLIARPLGQMRIVNVASPGYLAAHGTPRELADLDQHRLVHYVGTLGQRSPGFEYFDGQRYRTWPMRGALTVNSADGYSAAALAGLGIIQVPEMGAREALNDGRLVEVLPDCLAEPMPVNLVYAQRRHLPRRVEAFMTWLAGLLAVEMR, from the coding sequence TTGGGATTGCCTACACGCATAAATCGCGCGATCCTGATTTTACTGTTCAAGCCAGGCGAACAATCGATGGACCGCCTCGACACCCTGCGCGTCTTCCTGCGCGTCACCGAACTGGGTTCGTTCACCCGCGCCGCTGACAGCCTGGGCCTGCCCAAGGCCAGCGTCTCCCAGGCCATCGCCCGGCTCGAAGCCGAACTGGGCACGCAGCTGCTGCACCGGACCACCCGCCGCGTGCATCTCACCGCCGACGGTGCCCAGCTGCAGCAGCGCGCGCACGACCTGCTCGACGACATGGACGAACTGCAGAACCTGTTCCGGCGCGAAACCAGCGAACTCAGCGGCCGCCTGCGGGTGGACATGCCCGGCGGCATGGCCCGCAACCTGGTCATCCCGCAGTTGCCGGCCTTCCTGGCCCTGCACCCGGGGCTGGAGGTCGAACTGAGCGCCACCGACCGCCGCGTGGACGTGGTGCGCGAAGGCTTCGACTGCGTGCTGCGGGTCGGCACGCTGGACGACAGCAGCCTGATCGCGCGCCCCCTGGGGCAGATGCGCATCGTCAACGTGGCCAGCCCGGGCTACCTGGCCGCCCACGGTACGCCGCGCGAACTGGCCGACCTCGACCAGCATCGGCTGGTGCATTACGTGGGCACGCTGGGCCAGCGTTCGCCCGGCTTCGAGTACTTCGATGGCCAGCGCTACCGGACCTGGCCGATGCGCGGCGCGCTCACGGTCAACAGCGCCGACGGCTACAGTGCCGCCGCCCTGGCCGGCCTCGGCATCATCCAGGTGCCGGAAATGGGCGCACGCGAGGCGCTGAATGACGGACGCCTGGTGGAAGTACTGCCCGACTGCCTGGCCGAACCGATGCCGGTGAACCTGGTCTATGCGCAACGCCGCCACCTGCCGCGGCGGGTCGAGGCATTCATGACCTGGCTGGCCGGGCTGCTGGCAGTGGAGATGCGGTAG
- a CDS encoding MFS transporter has protein sequence MHARPVVAGLPALVLAALIGTMAMMSFVAVIGPVVRLLGLSEWHAGLSVTAAGVLWMLAARPWGRLSDRIGRKRVLLLAMAAYTVIYIGLAVFIDVALQVVPPVLVSVLVLVGARGLIGLFYAAVPPTAAALIADQAPTGQRAQFMARLGSANALGMVLGPAAAGWLAYRNLSLALYVAALLPLLSLALIAWRLPATPPVAAAQARARAPMSRLDARLRLPQLAAFLAMVSVTIAQVTVGFFAIDRFVLDAAAGARMAGIALTAVGVGLILAQVLVMKLEVHPRRWIIIGALIAGLGFAAVAAVQQPWQLPATYAVAAVGMGFVFPSFQALAADAVEPHEQGAAAGTVAAAQGLGMVAGPMLGTVLYRAGASLPYLLVGVLLLLLCGLAMAHRAKETA, from the coding sequence ATGCATGCACGTCCCGTCGTCGCCGGTCTGCCGGCCCTGGTCCTTGCCGCCCTGATCGGCACCATGGCGATGATGTCGTTCGTGGCGGTGATCGGGCCGGTGGTGCGCCTGCTCGGCCTGTCCGAATGGCACGCCGGCCTGTCGGTCACCGCCGCTGGCGTGCTGTGGATGCTGGCCGCCCGTCCCTGGGGACGGCTGAGTGACCGCATCGGCCGCAAGCGCGTGCTGCTGCTGGCCATGGCTGCCTACACGGTGATCTACATCGGCCTGGCGGTGTTCATTGACGTCGCCCTGCAGGTGGTTCCGCCCGTGCTGGTCTCGGTACTCGTGCTGGTCGGCGCACGTGGGTTGATCGGCCTGTTCTATGCAGCTGTCCCGCCCACGGCGGCGGCGTTGATTGCCGACCAGGCCCCCACCGGCCAGCGAGCGCAGTTCATGGCGCGGCTGGGCAGCGCCAATGCGCTGGGCATGGTGCTGGGCCCGGCTGCTGCGGGCTGGCTGGCCTACCGCAACCTTTCCCTCGCGCTGTACGTGGCGGCGCTGCTGCCGCTGTTGTCGCTGGCGCTGATCGCCTGGCGGTTGCCGGCCACGCCGCCGGTGGCCGCTGCACAGGCGCGTGCGCGCGCACCGATGTCGCGGCTGGATGCACGCCTGCGCCTGCCGCAGCTGGCGGCCTTCCTGGCAATGGTCTCGGTGACCATCGCGCAGGTCACCGTGGGGTTCTTCGCCATTGATCGTTTCGTGCTGGATGCCGCTGCGGGCGCGCGCATGGCCGGCATCGCACTCACCGCCGTCGGCGTGGGCCTGATCCTGGCGCAGGTGCTGGTAATGAAGCTGGAGGTGCATCCGCGCCGCTGGATCATCATCGGCGCCCTGATTGCGGGGCTGGGTTTTGCCGCGGTGGCGGCGGTGCAGCAGCCCTGGCAGCTGCCGGCCACCTACGCAGTGGCGGCGGTCGGCATGGGGTTCGTGTTCCCGTCCTTCCAGGCATTGGCCGCCGATGCGGTAGAGCCACACGAACAGGGCGCGGCCGCCGGCACCGTCGCCGCCGCGCAGGGGCTGGGCATGGTGGCCGGCCCGATGCTGGGCACGGTGTTGTACCGCGCAGGCGCCAGCCTGCCGTATCTGCTGGTGGGCGTGCTGCTGTTGCTGCTGTGCGGCCTGGCCATGGCCCATCGCGCAAAGGAGACCGCATGA